From a single Streptomyces sp. 1331.2 genomic region:
- a CDS encoding metal ABC transporter solute-binding protein, Zn/Mn family, translating into MRTALPARFVRLAAVAVAALAATSACSTAPAKSTPAQDTAGGSGKVVQVAAAESFWGSLAAQLGGDHVKVTNIISNPDADPHDYEPTAADGRTVAGAQYVITNGIGYDAWSDKLIAANPAPSRAALKVGDLVGVKEGGNPHQWYSPESVHKVVDRITADLKKLDPADAGYFDQHKTDFLGKTLAPYDRLIADIKATYAGTPIGASESIVTPLAEGLGLKLVTPEGLLDAVSEGTDPTAADKATADEQIKSKQIKVYVYNSQNDTPDVKAQVEAAKAQGIPVATVTETPTPAGAAFQDWQITELQGIADALKQATGK; encoded by the coding sequence ATGCGTACTGCCCTGCCTGCCCGTTTCGTCAGACTCGCCGCCGTCGCGGTCGCCGCGCTGGCCGCCACCAGTGCCTGCTCGACCGCGCCGGCCAAGAGCACCCCGGCCCAGGACACCGCCGGCGGCTCCGGCAAGGTCGTCCAGGTCGCCGCCGCCGAGAGCTTCTGGGGTTCGCTGGCCGCCCAACTCGGCGGCGACCACGTCAAGGTGACGAACATCATCAGCAACCCCGACGCCGACCCGCACGACTACGAGCCCACCGCCGCCGACGGCCGCACCGTCGCCGGCGCGCAGTACGTCATCACCAACGGCATCGGTTACGACGCCTGGTCCGACAAGTTGATAGCCGCCAATCCTGCGCCGAGTCGCGCCGCCCTCAAGGTCGGCGACCTGGTCGGGGTCAAGGAGGGCGGCAACCCGCACCAGTGGTACTCCCCGGAAAGCGTCCACAAGGTGGTCGACCGGATCACCGCCGACCTCAAGAAGCTCGACCCGGCCGACGCCGGCTACTTCGACCAGCACAAGACCGACTTCCTCGGCAAGACCCTCGCCCCGTACGACCGGCTCATCGCCGACATCAAGGCCACGTACGCCGGCACCCCGATCGGCGCCTCCGAGTCGATCGTCACCCCGCTCGCCGAGGGCCTGGGCCTCAAACTGGTCACCCCCGAGGGCCTGCTGGACGCCGTCAGCGAGGGCACCGACCCGACCGCCGCCGACAAGGCGACCGCCGACGAGCAGATCAAGAGCAAGCAGATCAAGGTCTACGTCTACAACAGCCAGAACGACACCCCGGACGTCAAGGCCCAGGTCGAAGCCGCCAAGGCCCAGGGCATCCCGGTCGCCACCGTCACCGAGACCCCGACCCCGGCCGGCGCCGCCTTCCAGGACTGGCAGATCACCGAACTCCAGGGCATCGCCGACGCGTTGAAGCAGGCGACCGGCAAGTGA
- a CDS encoding metal ABC transporter ATP-binding protein produces MTIAPVEHAVATEAPAPTPAPVLELHGAAVRVGGRTLWSDVDLTVGAGEFTAILGPNGVGKSTLVRTLLGAHPAAAGAVRVPARADIGYLPQRRSFDPGVRIRGIDVVRLGLDGHRWGVPLPGIRRARRRAERRRIDEAIASVGATGYAHRPIGQCSGGEQQRLLLAQALVTRPRLLLLDEPLDSLDLPNQSAMAALLGRICREDGVAVVMVAHDVNPILHHLDRVVYLAEGRAVTGRPEQVITSDTLSRLYGAPVDVLRTADGRLVVVGVPEDCRSCGPCC; encoded by the coding sequence GTGACCATCGCACCGGTCGAGCACGCCGTGGCCACCGAGGCCCCGGCCCCCACCCCCGCTCCGGTCCTGGAGCTGCACGGCGCGGCCGTGCGGGTGGGCGGCCGAACGCTCTGGTCGGACGTCGATCTCACCGTCGGGGCCGGGGAGTTCACCGCCATCCTCGGCCCCAACGGGGTCGGCAAGTCCACCCTCGTCAGGACCCTCCTCGGCGCCCACCCCGCCGCCGCGGGCGCGGTGCGCGTCCCGGCCCGCGCGGACATCGGGTACCTCCCGCAGCGCCGCAGCTTCGACCCGGGCGTCCGCATCCGCGGCATCGACGTCGTGCGCCTCGGCCTGGACGGCCACCGCTGGGGCGTCCCGCTGCCCGGAATCCGCCGCGCCCGCCGCCGCGCCGAACGCCGACGCATCGACGAGGCCATCGCGTCGGTCGGCGCCACCGGCTACGCGCACCGGCCGATCGGGCAGTGCTCCGGCGGCGAACAGCAGCGGCTGCTGCTCGCCCAGGCCCTGGTCACCCGCCCGCGCCTGCTCCTGCTCGACGAGCCACTGGACAGCCTCGACCTGCCCAACCAGAGCGCCATGGCCGCCCTGCTCGGCCGGATCTGCCGCGAGGACGGCGTCGCCGTCGTCATGGTCGCCCACGACGTCAACCCGATCCTCCACCACCTGGACCGCGTGGTGTACCTGGCCGAAGGACGGGCCGTCACCGGCCGGCCCGAGCAGGTGATCACCTCGGACACCCTCAGCCGCCTATACGGCGCGCCCGTCGACGTCCTGCGCACCGCCGACGGACGGCTCGTCGTGGTCGGCGTCCCGGAGGACTGCAGGAGCTGTGGCCCGTGCTGCTAG
- a CDS encoding phytoene desaturase family protein, protein MTTAVVVGSGPNGLAAAIRLAQAGVRVRVLEARETIGGGTRSGERTLPGLIHDDCSAFHPTGVASPFLRSLGLAEYGLRWRWAPVELAHPLDPGAAGVLWRDLDRTAGQMPPADARTWRRVFGRLSRRFDRLADDVLRPVLHLPASPLALAEFGAQALLPASWTAGRWSGDQARALFGGAAAHAFSSLRTPFSSAIGLMLIAVGHAHGWPVAEGGSQAITTAMARLLARLGGTVETGAEVLDLEQLDRPDLVLLDTGPHAAARILGDRLPPRTARAYRRYRYGPAAFKVDLAVEGGIPWTDEHCRSAGAVHLGGTFEEVAAAEEATFRGRMPRRPFVLVGQQYLADPSRSAGDLHPVYAYAHVPHGYRGDATEAVLDRIERFAPGFRTRIRARAVRTVARLQSENANQVGGDITGGANTARQLALRPRLSADPYATGVPGVHLCSAATPPGAGVHGMAGFHAAESALKWLASR, encoded by the coding sequence GTGGTCGGCAGCGGGCCGAACGGGCTCGCCGCCGCGATCCGCCTCGCACAGGCGGGCGTCCGGGTCCGGGTGCTGGAGGCGCGGGAGACGATCGGCGGCGGCACCCGGTCCGGTGAGCGGACCCTGCCCGGGCTGATCCACGACGACTGCTCCGCCTTCCACCCCACCGGCGTCGCCTCGCCGTTCCTGCGGTCGCTGGGCCTGGCGGAGTACGGCCTGCGCTGGCGCTGGGCCCCGGTGGAGCTCGCCCACCCGCTGGACCCGGGCGCCGCCGGAGTGCTGTGGCGCGACCTGGACCGGACGGCCGGGCAGATGCCTCCGGCAGACGCCAGGACGTGGCGGCGGGTGTTCGGCCGCCTGTCGCGCCGCTTCGACCGGCTCGCCGACGACGTCCTCCGCCCCGTCCTGCACCTGCCCGCTTCGCCGCTCGCCCTCGCCGAGTTCGGCGCCCAGGCCCTGCTGCCCGCCTCCTGGACGGCCGGGAGGTGGAGCGGCGACCAGGCCCGGGCCCTGTTCGGCGGGGCGGCGGCCCACGCCTTCAGCTCGCTGCGCACGCCGTTCAGCAGTGCCATCGGCCTGATGCTGATCGCCGTCGGCCACGCCCACGGCTGGCCGGTGGCGGAGGGCGGCTCACAGGCGATCACCACCGCGATGGCGCGGCTGCTGGCACGGCTCGGCGGCACCGTCGAGACCGGCGCGGAGGTCCTCGACCTCGAACAACTCGACCGGCCCGACCTCGTCCTGCTGGACACCGGCCCGCACGCCGCCGCCCGGATCCTCGGCGACCGCCTTCCGCCCCGCACCGCCCGCGCCTACCGGCGTTACCGGTACGGCCCGGCGGCCTTCAAGGTGGACCTGGCGGTCGAGGGCGGCATCCCGTGGACCGACGAGCACTGCCGGTCCGCGGGCGCCGTCCATCTCGGCGGCACCTTCGAGGAGGTCGCCGCCGCCGAGGAGGCGACCTTCCGCGGCAGGATGCCCCGCCGGCCCTTCGTACTCGTCGGCCAGCAGTACCTGGCCGACCCGTCCCGCTCGGCCGGGGACCTCCACCCGGTCTACGCCTACGCCCACGTCCCGCACGGCTACCGGGGCGACGCGACCGAGGCGGTGCTGGACCGGATCGAGCGCTTCGCCCCCGGCTTCCGGACCCGCATCCGCGCCCGGGCCGTCCGCACGGTGGCCCGGCTGCAGTCGGAGAACGCCAACCAGGTCGGCGGCGACATCACCGGCGGAGCCAACACCGCACGCCAACTCGCCCTGCGCCCGCGCCTCTCAGCCGACCCGTACGCCACCGGCGTGCCCGGCGTCCACCTCTGTTCCGCCGCCACCCCACCGGGCGCCGGCGTCCACGGCATGGCCGGCTTCCACGCGGCCGAATCGGCCCTGAAGTGGCTCGCGAGCCGCTGA